In the Chryseobacterium sp. MYb264 genome, one interval contains:
- a CDS encoding DUF4280 domain-containing protein, translating to MPQKITDTAQLSCSQGTTASNLSVTSQNFSMAEGKYIATEQDKQANTNIKPFGQCKLKPSSGGYLPCTPMPTMWQKTTEKDTINNYKILTEDSFCMCGTGGEISVDNKGHSEKHEIKN from the coding sequence ATGCCACAAAAAATTACAGATACCGCCCAACTATCCTGTAGCCAAGGAACAACAGCTAGTAATTTAAGCGTTACGAGCCAGAACTTCTCCATGGCTGAAGGAAAATATATTGCAACAGAGCAGGATAAGCAGGCAAATACAAACATAAAACCATTTGGTCAGTGCAAGTTAAAGCCTTCATCAGGCGGATATTTGCCATGCACTCCCATGCCGACTATGTGGCAGAAAACTACAGAAAAAGACACTATCAACAATTACAAGATTCTTACAGAAGATTCATTTTGTATGTGTGGAACTGGCGGGGAAATTTCTGTAGATAATAAAGGACATAGCGAAAAACATGAGATAAAAAATTAG
- a CDS encoding ADP-ribosyltransferase domain-containing protein: MKEKLGLINNFLFEPEKYLLEDKTIYSGSSSFNAPVFSSIKNDKPFVYKKNDTEIQATFDLAKLNTRKNLLSNSYNFGIYFDNYKVIYNLNFIYKDGEGKKFSDAQTDATETPYDFKLNDEYIAIKLYTGNAETFIEFLRIIKGNSQAEQMKNDIIRYYKHFFATAKSNPDIIDALYENIPDFVLEVLTDEMLWKDFISLSEKAIDTSGTNENLSVINLLKGVKNGVWWSTQFNNNPNVVRKVLNKLKANYLEDFIISLTKVGINAWKDSDYQNAITYSLEMKDTLKNGVVENRFVYWSGFLEKEKKFEVGFTIHSYENGNQAPSESGSETLGINDAFTPLRISDDKEDYFIPTIVANYFTEKQIENDRWTILENITAGLLPEFELIAFRNFSSLISKLRYSRYLKVLGENPAFQKILVELSNTRYMAKYLSLEEETAVRLYTSGYYSGLNRALRGEITITEEYKVFKELLNNALKKLPKTSSSTFYRLEKMSPELLKKEYAIGKTVEKKGFTSSTYDYMSAEEMMVDDVGFNVFIKITGKNGKNIEATSKIPAEREVLFKSNTKFFVESINEVPKSSNPEIKIYQIVLIEK; encoded by the coding sequence TTGAAAGAAAAATTAGGACTGATAAACAACTTCTTGTTTGAGCCAGAAAAGTATCTATTGGAAGATAAGACCATTTATTCAGGTTCTTCCTCGTTTAATGCTCCTGTATTCAGTAGTATTAAAAATGACAAACCCTTTGTATATAAAAAGAATGATACAGAAATTCAGGCGACTTTTGATTTAGCCAAATTAAATACCAGAAAAAATTTACTGAGTAACTCTTATAATTTTGGGATTTATTTTGACAATTATAAAGTAATCTATAATCTTAACTTTATTTATAAAGATGGAGAGGGTAAGAAATTTTCTGACGCACAAACGGATGCAACTGAAACTCCCTATGATTTCAAATTGAATGACGAATATATAGCAATAAAACTTTATACAGGAAATGCAGAAACCTTTATTGAGTTTTTGAGAATTATAAAAGGTAATTCACAAGCCGAGCAAATGAAAAATGATATTATCCGATATTATAAACATTTTTTTGCAACCGCTAAAAGCAACCCTGATATTATTGATGCTTTATATGAAAACATTCCAGATTTTGTTTTGGAGGTTCTTACTGATGAAATGCTTTGGAAGGATTTTATTTCTCTTTCTGAAAAAGCTATTGATACATCTGGTACTAATGAAAACCTTTCGGTTATTAATTTGTTAAAAGGTGTAAAAAATGGTGTTTGGTGGAGTACACAGTTTAATAACAATCCTAACGTAGTAAGAAAAGTTTTGAATAAACTCAAAGCTAACTATCTTGAAGATTTCATTATTTCATTGACAAAAGTGGGAATTAATGCATGGAAAGATTCTGATTACCAAAATGCGATAACTTATTCTCTCGAAATGAAAGACACATTGAAAAATGGTGTTGTTGAAAACAGATTTGTGTATTGGAGCGGATTTTTGGAAAAAGAGAAGAAATTTGAAGTCGGTTTTACCATTCACTCTTATGAAAATGGGAATCAAGCTCCTTCAGAAAGTGGTTCTGAAACATTGGGTATAAATGACGCCTTTACTCCATTGAGAATATCAGATGATAAGGAAGATTATTTTATACCTACAATTGTGGCGAATTATTTTACCGAAAAGCAAATTGAAAATGACAGATGGACAATTTTAGAGAATATTACAGCAGGGTTACTACCTGAATTTGAATTAATTGCCTTTAGGAATTTTTCTTCTTTAATTTCAAAATTAAGATATTCCAGATATTTAAAGGTTTTGGGAGAAAATCCTGCGTTTCAGAAAATATTAGTTGAACTTTCCAACACAAGGTATATGGCAAAATATTTATCTTTGGAAGAAGAAACGGCAGTAAGGCTTTATACATCAGGATATTATTCTGGTTTAAACAGAGCTTTAAGAGGAGAAATTACTATAACAGAAGAGTATAAAGTATTTAAAGAGTTACTCAATAATGCTTTGAAGAAATTACCAAAAACAAGCTCATCTACTTTTTACAGGTTAGAAAAAATGTCTCCTGAATTACTGAAGAAAGAATATGCAATAGGTAAAACGGTAGAGAAAAAAGGCTTTACATCTTCTACTTATGATTATATGTCGGCAGAAGAAATGATGGTTGATGATGTAGGTTTTAATGTGTTTATAAAAATTACGGGGAAAAATGGTAAGAATATAGAAGCTACCTCAAAAATACCTGCTGAAAGAGAGGTTCTCTTTAAAAGTAACACAAAGTTCTTTGTTGAATCTATCAACGAAGTCCCAAAGTCGTCAAATCCAGAAATTAAAATTTATCAAATAGTATTAATCGAAAAATAA
- a CDS encoding LodA/GoxA family CTQ-dependent oxidase, with protein MEKKYINDLKAQFIDTYQKVMIENGAHPAPRAVFRKQHGVVHGELSLTNNLPMEKLVGDLGFFGIKENFKCVMRFSSDTDPKKTDVKSTIGLGLKIFDLPNNAEGFDGPNTDFIFQNIDVFFAQNAQQMVDFTQISTSGDINQLNKYYKENEELKRILDQMEKYEDSCLTTAYYPIIPFRLGEKHMIKLRLKPVVKENFPVIMKQKDYLAKDLQQKLSNDSYQFILEGQIKALDEKIADNLQLKWDESFIEIGRLNLPKQDLHLIGVKELGDHINFNCWRINSLNQPLGSIAEARRDVYKYGAETRYSANALEFREPQGQVCPFHAQNKDEEIVDHEIVSAAIYPSIGIMRVGNSDEYYIGPQVPEPIMSNGLSFYRDREGKIKRQAAEFRIYGLNIKGEVVKELTHPDSKDNVEISWSCHLANQKAAWYQFNLALDIPEANEDEYKYSFKRNSDIQDRMSLVIDGGIKNLNSKSINNSAKFKGKFLRDTEVYLGEIFFDKNSPNSKRLHVLGGKGVSKSVKNEIALDFANNDGWYDDTSDGPVTATLKLNDKEINVKPAWVICAPPDYAPMQQSIRTMWDLMRDLSVRELKLPPPLSPSFSYDIFPIFKRMTELQWVNKGFLTTFGFSGAYNFNENIWIEKLRDGTMNNLEFRRQMFNQFRQFDLPGSQSPALWPWLYGDAIEIVGNGSPRQHSTLTNLQITMLQQWVAGNFIDDWDKYKTNYINPKPLDEYPVEEQADLLTRAALDFCLADAFHPGCEMTWPVRISSMYDSPFRFKFDKDHFIKDNLEYGSFIDQTLLNKIINPFEFQVAGSITRWMAIPWQTDTASCKDGYDNSYDPYIPTFWPARVPNEIITYKQFKALQEKQGNPEEQLEILNQRFEWLEDLPGNPTIYSPYQEIINKMITHFDAVGTVLPIKLDETMTNNENTKVPNTVQVALTSSYTKIINIILKETRQKLTDNVAKDNVVEIISNNVLNSSQLQIDEDLKKEAEHILNNSEELENLLSKVQETNKDLQIEYVKPNQKIVTIHERFRRRFNS; from the coding sequence ATGGAAAAAAAGTACATTAATGATCTTAAGGCTCAATTTATTGACACCTACCAAAAGGTGATGATAGAAAATGGTGCACATCCAGCCCCAAGAGCCGTATTCAGAAAACAACATGGCGTAGTACACGGAGAATTAAGTTTAACCAATAACTTACCAATGGAAAAATTAGTAGGTGATCTTGGTTTCTTTGGAATTAAGGAAAATTTCAAGTGTGTAATGCGTTTTTCAAGTGATACAGACCCTAAAAAAACAGATGTAAAATCTACCATTGGTTTAGGTTTAAAGATTTTTGATTTACCGAATAATGCGGAAGGGTTTGATGGGCCAAATACAGATTTTATATTTCAGAATATTGATGTTTTTTTCGCTCAAAATGCCCAACAAATGGTAGATTTTACTCAAATTTCTACTTCTGGTGACATTAACCAATTAAATAAATATTATAAGGAAAACGAAGAATTGAAACGTATTTTAGACCAAATGGAAAAATACGAAGACAGCTGCTTAACCACTGCATACTACCCTATTATACCATTCCGATTAGGTGAGAAACATATGATAAAACTACGGCTTAAACCAGTAGTTAAAGAAAATTTCCCTGTCATCATGAAGCAGAAAGATTATCTCGCTAAAGATTTACAGCAAAAATTATCTAATGATTCTTACCAATTTATTCTTGAAGGGCAAATAAAAGCGCTTGATGAGAAAATAGCAGATAATTTACAATTAAAATGGGATGAAAGTTTTATTGAAATTGGTAGATTAAACCTTCCCAAACAAGATTTACATCTGATTGGAGTAAAAGAACTTGGTGACCATATTAATTTTAACTGCTGGCGTATCAATTCACTAAATCAACCGCTGGGTAGTATTGCCGAGGCCAGAAGAGATGTTTATAAATATGGTGCAGAAACGAGATACAGTGCCAATGCTTTAGAGTTCAGAGAACCTCAAGGACAAGTCTGCCCTTTTCATGCACAAAATAAAGATGAAGAAATAGTTGACCACGAAATTGTGAGTGCTGCCATATATCCTTCAATAGGCATTATGCGTGTAGGAAATAGTGATGAATACTATATCGGGCCACAAGTTCCCGAACCCATCATGTCAAATGGTCTTTCTTTTTATAGGGATAGAGAAGGCAAAATCAAAAGACAAGCTGCAGAATTTAGAATATATGGTCTGAATATTAAAGGAGAAGTTGTAAAAGAACTTACCCATCCTGATAGTAAAGACAATGTTGAAATTAGCTGGTCGTGCCATTTAGCCAACCAAAAAGCAGCTTGGTATCAATTCAATCTTGCGTTAGATATTCCGGAAGCAAACGAAGATGAATATAAATATTCATTTAAAAGAAATTCGGATATCCAAGATCGTATGAGCCTCGTTATTGATGGAGGTATAAAAAATTTAAATAGCAAATCGATCAACAATTCAGCAAAATTTAAAGGGAAATTTTTAAGAGACACAGAAGTTTATCTTGGAGAAATATTTTTCGATAAGAATTCACCAAATTCCAAAAGATTACATGTACTTGGAGGTAAAGGTGTATCCAAAAGTGTTAAAAATGAAATTGCTTTAGATTTTGCAAATAATGATGGTTGGTATGACGACACTTCTGATGGACCGGTAACAGCAACTTTAAAACTCAATGATAAGGAAATTAATGTAAAACCGGCCTGGGTAATTTGTGCACCTCCGGATTATGCCCCTATGCAGCAATCAATAAGAACAATGTGGGATTTAATGAGAGATCTGTCTGTAAGAGAACTTAAATTGCCTCCTCCACTTAGCCCTTCATTCTCTTATGATATATTTCCCATTTTTAAGAGGATGACAGAATTACAATGGGTAAACAAAGGTTTTTTAACCACTTTTGGCTTCAGTGGAGCTTATAATTTCAATGAAAATATATGGATTGAAAAATTAAGAGATGGGACTATGAATAACTTAGAATTCAGAAGACAAATGTTTAATCAGTTCAGGCAGTTTGATCTCCCGGGTTCTCAATCTCCTGCTTTATGGCCTTGGTTATATGGAGATGCTATAGAAATAGTAGGAAACGGAAGCCCTAGGCAGCACAGCACCCTTACAAACCTACAAATCACAATGTTGCAACAATGGGTAGCTGGGAATTTTATTGATGATTGGGACAAATATAAAACCAATTACATCAATCCTAAACCTTTAGATGAATATCCTGTAGAAGAGCAAGCTGACTTACTTACAAGAGCTGCTTTAGATTTTTGTCTGGCAGATGCTTTTCATCCAGGTTGCGAAATGACATGGCCGGTAAGAATATCTTCTATGTATGATTCTCCTTTCAGATTTAAATTTGATAAAGATCATTTTATTAAAGATAACCTTGAATACGGTTCTTTTATAGATCAAACGTTACTTAATAAAATAATAAACCCTTTCGAATTTCAAGTGGCAGGCAGTATAACACGTTGGATGGCTATTCCCTGGCAAACAGATACGGCCTCTTGTAAAGACGGATACGACAATTCATATGACCCTTATATTCCAACATTTTGGCCAGCACGAGTGCCTAATGAAATTATTACTTACAAGCAATTCAAAGCTTTACAGGAAAAACAAGGAAATCCGGAAGAGCAGTTAGAAATATTAAATCAACGTTTTGAGTGGTTAGAAGATTTACCTGGTAACCCCACCATTTATTCCCCGTACCAAGAGATTATTAACAAAATGATTACTCATTTTGATGCTGTAGGCACAGTGCTACCTATAAAATTAGATGAAACAATGACAAATAATGAGAATACCAAAGTTCCGAATACGGTACAAGTTGCCTTAACCAGCTCATACACTAAAATTATCAATATCATTTTAAAAGAGACCAGACAAAAGCTAACAGATAATGTCGCAAAAGATAACGTAGTTGAAATAATATCAAATAATGTATTAAATTCATCTCAATTACAAATTGACGAAGATCTAAAAAAAGAAGCAGAGCACATACTAAATAACTCAGAAGAATTAGAAAATCTACTGTCAAAAGTTCAGGAAACAAATAAGGATTTACAAATAGAATATGTCAAGCCAAATCAGAAAATAGTAACTATTCATGAAAGATTTAGAAGACGTTTTAATTCTTAA
- a CDS encoding transposase — MKRERKIYDSAFKTKAVQLSKERTNISELSRELGIAVTLLYKWRKEYEEFGEGSFPGNGNLKLTPEQEKIHELEKKLKDAELERDILKKAIGMFSKSGR, encoded by the coding sequence ATGAAACGAGAGCGAAAAATCTACGATTCTGCTTTTAAAACCAAAGCTGTTCAACTGAGCAAAGAACGAACTAATATATCAGAACTCTCAAGGGAGCTGGGAATTGCAGTCACGCTGCTTTACAAATGGCGTAAAGAGTATGAAGAATTTGGAGAAGGCAGTTTTCCAGGGAATGGAAATTTAAAACTAACCCCTGAACAAGAAAAAATTCATGAGCTGGAAAAAAAGCTGAAAGATGCAGAATTAGAACGCGATATATTAAAAAAAGCAATCGGCATGTTCTCCAAGAGCGGTCGATGA
- a CDS encoding IS3 family transposase, with product MKEKIKQQITSIYFSAKQRYGSPRITFELNSLGCKISKVTVAKYMKELGLRSKLSKKFKVTTNSKHNYLVVENVLDRNFIAEKPRKFGFLTSLRGVQYASRKFANTLEFYGITRSMSRRGNCWDNAVAESFFKSLKTELIYGNKLISKEKMELEIFEYIEIWYNKKRRHSTLNYKTIEEFNNQNKIYQNVA from the coding sequence TTGAAAGAAAAAATAAAACAGCAAATCACTTCAATTTATTTTTCAGCAAAACAACGTTACGGAAGTCCAAGGATTACTTTTGAATTGAATTCTTTAGGCTGTAAAATTTCCAAGGTAACCGTTGCAAAGTATATGAAAGAACTTGGTTTGAGAAGTAAATTAAGCAAAAAATTTAAAGTAACTACAAACTCTAAACACAATTATTTGGTGGTAGAAAATGTATTGGACAGGAATTTTATTGCCGAAAAACCTCGCAAGTTTGGGTTTCTGACATCACTTAGAGGAGTTCAATATGCAAGCAGGAAATTTGCAAATACCTTGGAATTTTATGGCATTACAAGAAGCATGAGTCGCAGAGGAAATTGTTGGGATAATGCTGTAGCGGAGAGCTTTTTCAAATCATTGAAAACAGAACTGATTTATGGAAACAAGCTTATTTCAAAAGAAAAAATGGAGCTGGAAATATTTGAATACATTGAAATTTGGTACAATAAAAAAAGACGTCACAGTACCCTAAACTACAAAACTATTGAAGAGTTTAATAATCAAAACAAAATTTATCAAAATGTAGCTTAA
- a CDS encoding type VI secretion system Vgr family protein, protein MRKNISNSEKISENHIAGINRVVKLDIVVEGKSISHFKHFRLQQSARRHHNFELTLAHDSLIEVQNHNLEEARQFLGKRITVTFKYKDYQDESPERTFVGVITKIAFSQEQMSLGNVVLKGYSPTILMDSAPHTQSFGGNKSVNTAIIADSIIKEVLGTSKFDFRVETQNKSYINYSSQYCETHYNYLARLAEAYGEQFYYDGHILHFGKIPSPEKPIQLVYGSNVTDIQVELKAIHTKPEYFGYNSSNNAKIFGSDNVIKHIGDLSQKAYELNDSIFKTRSLTPSPINPNMFLDVDDSQKSARGSKAVEVFTVSGRTTVPFLFIGCVADIDMRNKDSNKTSHFTTLMMTEVSHEVDARGYYTGSFEAIAEGTGFMPKPAFIMPKAEAQVATVISNVDPLNQGRIRVQFDWQLNDTTHFIRMMSPDAGGTDAINQNRGFVAVPEIGDQVMVGFEYHNPDFPFAMGGMFHGGVGLGGGVDNHLKSIQTRSGIKVLMNDSERSVTIEDPSGNVYFMDGQGNINVTAPNKIIMNATDIQMNAYNNLEMNVSNNVIINAMSKFFVFTPYMKNVVSGFMSFFSGKALFSSQNTLDIEAKEAKLHGTEKTLVHSDKQAVINSKGTAEMYGESGNQLGNTAKQATTVPPEQIAIAMVYFRPDIAWNGEFGFDWIREKDNGLAPANDPAYADIIEGGYKDGVTDLTGGATGTAYAQLKTKYSIIPISRKPLPAGAPAPATTASIEYIVPYLTLFSKDFVDAMPATITNKPKYEAELKVLVEIEEDIDKLEFDLTSINTSTDTFITVDKVTLQDKTKTAGLVNSADSTIKITCLKDLSTDKEIKIYAYPKDSSVKTPAEQLTLRKLVGKIIILKNDATARKNQKFVLVSVKTNINNVAGNDKTGTFSPSEQEGLYQCLITSELETGPILDLSGDPKFQIITDAHGNKTYGDYIFKNTSGSLRHTDGNIYEDEKGASGKTPIFDYVKNLYISQNPQYTGCYTMFSFNENTYDSFYDPSTGSAAAVPGQVQDIKIKNVFLFNGIQGAARGSDTISHEGLHGLGLHHTHMDGTPITQADRKFVYANGNNNPTNSTDNIMSYGQKVKKSTWKWQWDIVKSNV, encoded by the coding sequence ATGAGAAAGAATATTTCCAATTCTGAAAAGATTTCAGAGAACCATATAGCAGGTATTAACCGTGTGGTTAAGCTTGACATTGTGGTTGAAGGGAAATCTATCAGTCATTTTAAACACTTTCGTTTACAGCAAAGTGCCAGAAGACATCATAATTTTGAACTAACTTTAGCTCATGATTCTTTGATTGAGGTACAGAACCATAACCTCGAAGAAGCCAGACAGTTTTTAGGAAAACGAATTACAGTAACTTTCAAGTATAAAGACTATCAAGATGAAAGCCCTGAAAGAACATTTGTAGGAGTCATTACAAAGATTGCATTCAGCCAAGAACAAATGAGCTTGGGAAATGTTGTTCTGAAAGGATATAGTCCAACAATTTTAATGGATTCAGCTCCTCATACTCAGAGCTTTGGAGGAAATAAATCTGTAAATACGGCTATCATCGCAGATAGTATTATTAAAGAGGTATTAGGAACGAGTAAATTTGATTTCAGAGTAGAAACTCAAAATAAAAGTTATATCAATTACAGTTCACAATATTGCGAAACACATTATAATTATCTTGCAAGACTAGCAGAAGCTTATGGAGAGCAATTTTATTATGATGGGCATATTTTACATTTTGGAAAAATTCCTTCACCCGAAAAACCCATCCAACTTGTTTACGGAAGCAATGTTACAGATATACAGGTAGAGTTAAAAGCTATTCATACTAAGCCCGAATACTTCGGATATAATAGCAGTAATAATGCTAAAATATTTGGCTCAGATAATGTAATTAAACATATCGGAGATTTATCTCAGAAAGCATACGAATTAAATGATAGTATTTTCAAGACACGGTCACTTACTCCTAGCCCTATCAATCCAAATATGTTTCTGGATGTGGATGATTCTCAGAAAAGTGCAAGAGGAAGTAAAGCGGTAGAGGTTTTTACTGTTTCTGGAAGGACAACTGTTCCTTTCTTGTTTATAGGTTGTGTAGCAGATATAGACATGAGAAACAAAGACAGTAACAAAACTTCCCACTTCACTACATTAATGATGACGGAAGTGAGCCACGAAGTAGATGCAAGAGGGTATTATACCGGAAGCTTTGAAGCCATAGCTGAAGGAACGGGTTTCATGCCTAAACCAGCCTTTATAATGCCAAAAGCAGAAGCACAAGTGGCAACGGTTATCTCCAATGTTGACCCATTGAATCAAGGTAGAATACGAGTACAGTTTGACTGGCAATTAAATGATACTACACATTTTATCCGAATGATGAGCCCTGATGCAGGTGGAACAGATGCTATAAATCAGAATAGAGGTTTTGTGGCTGTTCCAGAAATTGGAGACCAAGTAATGGTAGGCTTTGAATATCATAATCCAGATTTCCCTTTTGCAATGGGTGGAATGTTTCACGGAGGTGTAGGTTTGGGAGGTGGTGTGGATAATCATCTTAAATCTATACAAACAAGAAGCGGAATCAAGGTTTTAATGAATGATTCAGAAAGAAGTGTAACAATTGAGGACCCGAGCGGAAATGTTTATTTTATGGACGGACAGGGAAATATTAATGTTACTGCTCCAAATAAAATAATCATGAATGCTACTGATATACAAATGAATGCTTACAACAATTTGGAAATGAATGTTTCCAATAATGTAATCATCAATGCAATGTCAAAGTTCTTTGTGTTTACTCCTTATATGAAGAATGTTGTTAGTGGTTTCATGAGTTTCTTCAGTGGTAAAGCATTGTTCAGTAGTCAAAACACTCTAGATATCGAAGCCAAAGAAGCTAAATTACATGGTACTGAAAAAACTCTTGTGCACTCAGATAAACAAGCGGTTATTAACAGCAAGGGAACCGCGGAAATGTATGGAGAAAGCGGAAACCAACTTGGGAATACTGCTAAACAAGCAACAACAGTCCCTCCTGAACAAATTGCAATTGCAATGGTATACTTCAGACCTGATATTGCTTGGAATGGAGAATTTGGGTTTGATTGGATAAGAGAAAAAGATAATGGACTAGCTCCTGCTAACGACCCGGCTTATGCAGATATTATTGAAGGGGGCTATAAAGACGGTGTAACAGATTTAACAGGAGGAGCAACAGGTACAGCCTATGCGCAGCTAAAAACCAAATATTCAATTATTCCGATTTCGAGAAAACCACTACCAGCTGGAGCGCCTGCTCCTGCAACAACAGCATCAATTGAATATATTGTGCCCTATCTTACCTTATTTTCAAAAGATTTTGTTGATGCAATGCCTGCGACAATAACTAATAAACCTAAATATGAAGCAGAGTTAAAAGTTTTGGTGGAAATAGAAGAAGATATAGATAAATTAGAATTTGATTTGACTTCAATTAATACATCTACAGATACATTTATAACCGTCGACAAAGTAACTCTACAAGATAAAACTAAAACAGCAGGATTAGTTAACTCGGCAGATTCCACAATAAAAATAACTTGCCTGAAAGACTTGTCTACTGATAAGGAAATAAAAATCTATGCTTATCCCAAAGATAGTAGTGTAAAAACACCTGCCGAACAACTTACTCTAAGAAAATTGGTAGGAAAAATCATAATTTTGAAAAATGATGCCACTGCAAGGAAGAATCAAAAATTTGTTTTGGTTTCAGTAAAAACTAACATTAATAATGTGGCTGGTAATGATAAGACGGGGACATTTTCTCCATCTGAACAAGAAGGATTGTACCAATGTCTCATTACTAGTGAACTGGAAACTGGTCCAATATTAGATTTGAGTGGAGACCCAAAATTCCAGATTATAACCGACGCACATGGTAATAAGACATATGGGGATTATATTTTCAAAAATACTTCAGGCAGTTTAAGACATACGGACGGTAATATTTATGAGGATGAAAAAGGAGCTTCTGGTAAAACTCCTATTTTTGATTATGTAAAAAACTTATATATCAGCCAAAATCCTCAATACACTGGTTGCTATACTATGTTTAGCTTTAATGAAAACACTTATGATAGTTTTTATGACCCATCCACAGGTTCTGCTGCTGCAGTTCCAGGGCAGGTTCAGGATATAAAAATAAAAAATGTATTTTTATTTAACGGTATACAAGGTGCAGCAAGAGGTAGTGATACTATTTCTCACGAAGGATTACATGGATTAGGTTTGCACCACACTCATATGGACGGAACACCAATAACACAAGCAGACAGAAAATTTGTATATGCAAATGGAAATAATAATCCTACAAACTCTACAGATAATATTATGAGTTATGGACAGAAGGTAAAAAAATCTACTTGGAAATGGCAATGGGATATTGTAAAAAGCAATGTATAA
- a CDS encoding FAD-binding protein: protein MNIQQIHNNLFSPRPKSIFLCTTSEEILSYINNKEIINNGFTIRGGGHNHESYCVQDGKSVIDISGLKTYTKNKEGKSITVGAGLTNLEIIYLQSKNNPDTIFSTGECVGVGTAGYTLGGGWHLLCRQNGLSADSVKSIKIIRYSKSSGKFIEDIITKGSKQKTEIIINGENVRKGKLFEIILGSGGGNFGIVTEITYKTYNLPNMYDVEMTCEYASDKKKELIDDITKWLEHQKTDKTFTSIVRLVKFGDKIKIRILARVPEFKIKESQRIFLEMEFMKNFGKYSMSKFSPYGIGELSEYKEYVSNSDDEITRTASTQLRLNFDALKKMYEKIKENAKTKGIDSYLGSPFYYELSHQQDSNITDNSSNYSCRTPRKHKVTSAFVKKTADLNSVITQVADYFFTNNSNRNTYSICTFHAVGGKAGSGKTSYAFNENDFLLQIQSWLPENFNDKNTENNMVDWVNKFREQLMKTNLLEGAFINFLNDKIPVQDYYKNYEELKMYKLEIDPYHMIDSSPLSKK from the coding sequence ATGAATATACAACAAATACACAACAATCTTTTCAGCCCCAGGCCAAAATCCATTTTTCTCTGCACAACTTCGGAAGAAATATTATCATATATAAATAACAAAGAAATTATAAATAATGGCTTTACCATAAGAGGAGGTGGCCATAATCACGAATCGTACTGCGTACAGGATGGTAAATCTGTTATTGATATTTCGGGATTAAAAACATACACAAAAAATAAAGAGGGAAAAAGTATTACCGTAGGTGCAGGATTAACCAATCTTGAAATTATTTATTTACAATCAAAAAACAATCCAGATACCATTTTTTCGACCGGAGAATGTGTCGGTGTTGGTACAGCAGGTTACACACTGGGTGGCGGATGGCATTTGTTATGCAGACAAAACGGATTATCTGCTGATAGTGTGAAGTCAATAAAAATTATTCGTTACAGCAAATCTTCAGGTAAATTTATTGAAGATATAATCACTAAAGGAAGCAAACAAAAGACAGAGATTATCATCAATGGAGAGAACGTTAGGAAGGGAAAATTATTTGAGATCATTCTCGGTTCTGGTGGTGGAAATTTTGGCATTGTTACAGAAATTACATACAAAACATATAATTTGCCGAATATGTATGATGTAGAAATGACTTGTGAATATGCATCCGATAAAAAAAAGGAACTTATTGATGATATTACAAAATGGCTGGAACATCAGAAAACAGATAAAACTTTCACATCAATTGTACGATTGGTAAAATTTGGAGATAAAATTAAAATCAGGATTTTAGCCAGAGTTCCCGAATTTAAAATTAAAGAATCACAAAGAATATTTTTAGAAATGGAATTTATGAAAAATTTTGGCAAATATTCTATGTCTAAATTTTCTCCATACGGTATCGGTGAGTTGTCTGAGTATAAAGAATATGTATCAAATTCAGACGATGAAATAACCAGGACAGCATCAACTCAGTTGCGTTTAAATTTTGATGCTTTAAAAAAAATGTATGAAAAAATTAAAGAAAATGCCAAAACAAAAGGAATTGATTCTTATTTAGGCTCACCCTTCTATTACGAATTATCACATCAACAAGACAGTAACATTACCGATAACTCATCCAACTACTCTTGCAGAACGCCCCGAAAGCATAAAGTTACATCTGCTTTTGTTAAAAAAACAGCTGATTTAAACTCTGTTATTACTCAGGTAGCAGACTATTTTTTCACCAATAACAGTAATCGTAACACCTATTCTATCTGTACTTTCCATGCTGTAGGGGGTAAAGCGGGTTCCGGTAAAACAAGCTATGCATTTAATGAAAATGATTTTTTACTACAGATTCAATCTTGGCTTCCTGAGAATTTTAATGATAAAAATACAGAAAACAACATGGTTGACTGGGTGAATAAATTCAGAGAACAATTAATGAAAACCAATCTTTTAGAAGGTGCCTTTATCAATTTTCTTAATGACAAAATACCCGTTCAGGATTATTACAAGAACTATGAAGAATTAAAAATGTACAAATTGGAAATAGATCCTTATCATATGATTGACTCATCTCCTTTATCAAAGAAATAA